One region of Pseudoalteromonas piscicida genomic DNA includes:
- a CDS encoding helix-turn-helix domain-containing protein encodes MQTPEEYEVSQRIGRLILGLKRIRGMTREDVCKRLGIGSRTLDNYLNGVSSFKLGTLLKFADLCKVKLADILDDTEALKRLYPENIKDKGNIFLLFTGYFVGVMVLEFTLFAFLILLLFYARNDKNSQSIVAIFIFAFSLEIVVAYWLNYVVFPAIESYYIENIYAFATQLLLSLLLALMIKYRMFLGAWFTKGNSASIFEKNQVDAPLYALACTLALIDFAALMENFIRNLECLGINEEVAKPFWELTFIYDYFAYIKAVPYLLCMFVLYAGITARRKQVLNKANAAPTQ; translated from the coding sequence ATGCAAACGCCAGAGGAATATGAGGTAAGCCAGCGGATAGGTAGGTTAATACTTGGGTTAAAGCGTATCAGAGGTATGACCCGAGAAGATGTCTGTAAACGTTTAGGTATAGGCTCGCGCACGTTAGACAATTACTTAAACGGAGTGAGCTCTTTTAAACTTGGGACATTGTTAAAGTTTGCAGATCTTTGCAAGGTAAAGCTGGCTGATATTTTGGATGATACCGAGGCGCTGAAGCGTTTGTATCCAGAGAATATTAAAGACAAAGGCAATATCTTTTTGTTATTTACGGGCTATTTTGTCGGCGTTATGGTGCTTGAATTTACCTTATTTGCTTTTCTTATTTTGTTATTGTTTTATGCGCGTAATGACAAGAATAGCCAAAGCATTGTTGCAATTTTTATATTTGCTTTTTCGTTAGAAATCGTTGTTGCGTACTGGTTGAATTATGTCGTCTTCCCAGCTATTGAAAGCTATTACATTGAAAATATCTATGCTTTTGCAACTCAACTTTTACTGAGTTTGCTGTTGGCGCTAATGATCAAATACAGAATGTTTTTAGGTGCGTGGTTTACCAAAGGGAATTCAGCCAGCATTTTTGAGAAGAACCAAGTAGATGCGCCGCTTTATGCACTCGCATGCACTTTAGCTTTGATTGATTTTGCTGCATTGATGGAAAACTTTATCCGTAACCTAGAGTGTTTAGGTATAAATGAAGAAGTTGCCAAACCATTTTGGGAGCTGACCTTTATTTATGATTACTTTGCTTATATCAAGGCCGTGCCTTATCTGCTCTGCATGTTTGTTTTATACGCAGGAATAACAGCGCGCCGTAAGCAGGTTTTAAACAAAGCAAATGCTGCGCCTACACAATAA
- a CDS encoding helix-turn-helix domain-containing protein gives MQTPEEYEVSQRIGLLIKGLKHKRGMSREDICRHLGIGMRTLDNYLNGVSSFKLGTLMKFADLCRVKLADILDDTEALSRLYPDNMKDKGSILTLLLGSFASVMLFESVFLVLLILLLCYSHKDKNNQCIVAIFVVVYVLTNIGGYWLNYVVFPAAENYYMQNVYAFSQHLSLSLLLLFLLKYRLMFSVLITRGKSAAVFEKSLIETPLYFLATLLVAIDFLALIENFIRNLDRLGVDEEKAKLFWELTFFYDYFGYLKAAPLLLSLVLLYAGILARKRNTQQPQSA, from the coding sequence ATGCAAACGCCAGAAGAGTACGAGGTAAGCCAACGCATAGGGCTGCTAATAAAAGGTCTAAAGCATAAACGCGGGATGTCGCGAGAAGATATATGCCGCCACCTCGGGATTGGCATGCGAACGCTAGACAACTACCTCAATGGTGTTAGTTCCTTCAAGCTTGGTACGTTAATGAAGTTTGCTGACCTCTGTAGAGTCAAGCTTGCCGATATTTTAGATGATACCGAAGCGCTCTCACGACTATATCCAGACAATATGAAGGACAAAGGCAGTATTCTTACATTGCTTTTGGGTTCTTTCGCTTCCGTTATGCTCTTTGAATCCGTTTTCTTAGTTTTACTAATTTTACTGCTTTGCTACTCACATAAAGATAAAAATAATCAATGCATAGTTGCTATTTTTGTTGTGGTCTACGTGCTAACTAATATCGGTGGCTACTGGCTAAACTATGTCGTTTTTCCTGCAGCTGAAAACTATTATATGCAAAATGTATATGCATTTTCACAGCACCTATCATTAAGTCTGTTACTACTCTTTCTGCTCAAGTACAGGCTGATGTTCTCGGTATTGATTACTCGAGGCAAATCGGCAGCTGTTTTCGAAAAAAGCCTTATTGAAACTCCTCTCTACTTTTTGGCTACGCTGCTAGTTGCTATAGACTTTTTGGCGTTAATAGAGAACTTTATTCGTAATCTAGATCGGTTAGGAGTGGATGAGGAAAAAGCTAAATTATTCTGGGAGTTAACCTTTTTTTATGATTACTTTGGATATCTCAAGGCTGCACCATTATTGCTTAGTTTAGTACTCCTCTATGCAGGAATACTCGCACGGAAAAGAAATACGCAGCAGCCCCAAAGCGCGTAG
- a CDS encoding helix-turn-helix domain-containing protein encodes MQTPEEYEVSQRIGLLIKGLKHKRGMSREDICRHLGIGMRTLDNYLNGVSSFKLGTLMKFADLCRVKLADILDDTEALSRLYPDNMKDKGSILTLILGSIAGYFLIFESIVFLLLLFLFFCCYKDKNSQTITGIFLFIYALEVAVAYLLKFIIFPAVESYYIENIYAFGLQLTLSLMLLFLLKHRMTISVFLTQGKSAPVFEKNGIEAPIYLLAMTLALIDFLALMENFIRNLERLGVNEETAKVFWEVRFFYDYFEYLKAIPIFLCIALLYVGFIARRNAPLHVRVTL; translated from the coding sequence ATGCAAACGCCAGAAGAGTACGAAGTAAGCCAGCGCATAGGGCTACTAATAAAAGGTCTAAAGCATAAACGCGGGATGTCGCGAGAAGATATATGCCGCCACCTCGGGATTGGCATGCGAACGCTAGACAACTACCTTAATGGTGTTAGTTCCTTCAAGCTTGGTACGTTAATGAAGTTTGCCGATCTCTGCAGAGTTAAACTCGCCGATATTTTGGATGATACCGAAGCGCTCTCACGACTATATCCAGACAATATGAAAGACAAAGGCAGTATTCTTACGCTTATCTTGGGATCTATTGCTGGGTATTTTCTTATTTTCGAATCTATCGTATTCCTCCTTCTATTATTTTTGTTTTTTTGCTGTTACAAAGATAAGAATAGTCAAACTATCACAGGCATTTTCCTTTTTATTTATGCACTTGAGGTCGCTGTCGCATATCTCTTGAAGTTCATTATTTTCCCAGCGGTTGAAAGCTATTATATCGAGAATATTTATGCTTTTGGACTGCAGTTAACTCTTAGTCTCATGTTACTGTTTTTGCTTAAACATAGAATGACGATTAGTGTATTTTTAACTCAGGGAAAATCTGCACCTGTATTCGAAAAAAATGGTATAGAAGCCCCAATTTATCTTTTGGCAATGACGTTAGCACTTATCGATTTTTTGGCTCTAATGGAAAACTTTATTCGAAATTTAGAGCGCTTGGGGGTTAATGAGGAAACAGCAAAGGTATTTTGGGAGGTGAGATTCTTTTATGATTATTTCGAATACCTCAAGGCAATCCCAATTTTTCTCTGCATTGCTTTACTCTATGTTGGGTTTATCGCGCGAAGAAATGCTCCGCTACATGTTAGAGTTACACTGTAA
- a CDS encoding helix-turn-helix domain-containing protein → MQTPEEYEVSQRIGLLIKGLKHKRGMSREDICRHLGISMRTLDNYLNGVSSFKLGTLMKFADLCRVKLADILDDTEALSRLYPDNMKDKGSILTLILGSAFGVIIFESTLFILLLVLFFYSYKDKNSQLLTLCFAVPYFLAIVAIYTLHIAIFPVVESYFIENIFAFSIQFSLSLLLLFLLKRRIEIAVILTRGKSASVFEKNYAEGPLYFLAIVLALVDFLALMENFLRNLDRMGINEETAKVFWEVTFFYDYFAYLKSVPMLLCVTVLYIGYIARNQTSRAAENVL, encoded by the coding sequence ATGCAAACGCCAGAAGAGTACGAAGTAAGCCAGCGCATAGGACTATTAATAAAAGGTCTAAAGCATAAACGTGGGATGTCTCGAGAAGATATATGCCGGCACCTCGGGATTAGCATGCGAACGCTAGACAACTACCTCAATGGTGTTAGTTCTTTTAAGCTTGGTACGTTAATGAAGTTTGCCGATCTCTGCAGAGTCAAGCTTGCCGATATTTTAGATGATACCGAAGCACTCTCACGACTATATCCTGACAATATGAAGGACAAAGGCAGTATTCTTACGCTTATCTTGGGATCGGCTTTTGGCGTCATTATTTTTGAATCTACTTTATTTATCTTATTGTTAGTTTTGTTCTTTTACTCTTACAAAGACAAAAATAGTCAGCTACTGACGCTATGTTTTGCCGTGCCTTACTTTCTTGCAATTGTAGCGATATATACGCTTCACATCGCGATCTTCCCTGTTGTGGAAAGCTACTTTATAGAAAATATATTTGCGTTTTCAATTCAGTTTTCTCTCAGCCTACTATTGCTCTTTTTACTCAAGCGTCGTATCGAGATAGCTGTTATTTTAACTCGGGGAAAATCGGCTTCTGTCTTTGAGAAAAACTATGCTGAAGGGCCATTATATTTCCTGGCAATTGTTTTAGCTCTCGTAGACTTTCTGGCCTTGATGGAAAACTTTCTCCGTAACCTAGATAGAATGGGTATAAACGAAGAAACCGCAAAGGTGTTCTGGGAAGTAACCTTTTTTTATGACTATTTTGCTTACTTAAAATCGGTGCCCATGTTGCTGTGTGTCACGGTACTTTATATCGGTTATATCGCACGTAATCAAACATCGCGAGCAGCTGAAAATGTCCTGTAA
- a CDS encoding LysR substrate-binding domain-containing protein, whose translation MNRLEGREIQDSDITADLLSSYNVVTYDQDLPLIRQYFDRVFNASCNSNVIAICPDIRAIANIIRSGIGYSVLPDYLCRDLIKAGELIQLGPVGPENNIYLVWKKGALKHPRIAFAKDVISAFANINYLSN comes from the coding sequence ATGAACCGTTTAGAGGGCCGAGAAATTCAAGACAGCGATATTACCGCCGACTTACTCTCAAGCTATAACGTCGTCACGTACGACCAAGACTTACCTTTGATTAGACAATACTTTGACCGTGTATTTAATGCGAGCTGCAACTCTAATGTGATCGCTATTTGTCCAGACATTAGAGCAATTGCTAACATCATTCGCTCTGGAATAGGTTACTCCGTCCTTCCCGATTATCTCTGCCGAGATCTCATAAAAGCAGGTGAACTGATCCAACTTGGCCCTGTAGGCCCCGAAAACAATATCTATTTGGTATGGAAAAAGGGCGCGTTAAAACACCCTCGCATTGCTTTTGCGAAAGATGTGATCTCCGCCTTTGCTAATATTAATTATCTTTCGAATTAA
- a CDS encoding helix-turn-helix domain-containing protein, which translates to MSHLTQLKTFVEVYRCKNITKAAANLGMSQPAVTAHIQTMEAVVGKALFERQARG; encoded by the coding sequence ATGTCTCATCTCACCCAACTAAAAACCTTTGTGGAAGTATACCGCTGCAAAAATATCACCAAGGCAGCGGCCAACTTGGGGATGTCGCAGCCAGCTGTCACTGCACATATTCAAACCATGGAAGCGGTAGTAGGAAAAGCCCTGTTTGAACGCCAAGCAAGAGGGTAA
- a CDS encoding iron-containing alcohol dehydrogenase yields the protein MLNFVFKNQTEILFGKGQMSEITSRLPEAAKVLLLYGGGSIKNNGVYDQAMSALTGVEVVEFGGVEPNPTYETLMQAVATAKQNNVNFILAVGGGSVIDGAKFVAAAFNFDGEPWDILVKGASFSNPLPIGAVLTLPATGSESNGNSVVTKKETSQKRAFSSPTVQPQFAVLDPEYTYSLPPRQVSNGVVDAFVHVIEQYLTYPVNAPLQDRFAEGILQTLISEGPKALSEPNNYDVRANVMWSATMALNGLIGQGVPQDWSTHMIGHELTALYNLDHAQTLAIVLPAVMYVQRDKKAEKIKQLGERVFGITAADEAQQIDQTIKAVQDFFESMAVQTRLADYQLDEKAVQEVIANLEKNGMTALGEHGDIDLAKAKEILMLAL from the coding sequence ATGCTTAATTTTGTATTTAAAAATCAAACCGAAATTCTTTTTGGTAAAGGCCAAATGAGTGAAATCACCTCACGATTACCGGAGGCTGCAAAGGTGCTGCTACTGTACGGCGGCGGCTCGATTAAAAACAATGGTGTATACGACCAAGCCATGAGCGCATTGACTGGTGTTGAGGTTGTGGAATTTGGTGGTGTGGAGCCAAATCCAACATACGAAACACTAATGCAAGCGGTCGCGACGGCAAAGCAAAACAATGTGAACTTTATTCTTGCGGTTGGCGGCGGCAGTGTGATTGACGGCGCAAAGTTTGTTGCGGCAGCTTTTAATTTTGATGGTGAGCCTTGGGACATTTTGGTAAAAGGTGCAAGCTTTAGCAACCCGTTACCGATTGGTGCTGTGCTTACTTTACCTGCGACAGGCTCTGAGAGTAACGGCAACTCAGTAGTTACTAAAAAGGAAACTTCGCAAAAGCGTGCGTTTTCGTCACCGACGGTACAGCCGCAGTTTGCGGTACTTGACCCAGAATACACCTATTCACTACCGCCTCGCCAAGTGAGTAATGGAGTAGTGGATGCGTTTGTTCACGTGATTGAGCAGTATTTAACGTATCCAGTAAATGCGCCACTGCAAGACAGATTTGCAGAAGGTATTTTACAAACGCTTATCAGCGAAGGGCCAAAGGCGTTAAGCGAGCCTAACAATTATGATGTAAGAGCAAACGTTATGTGGTCTGCAACTATGGCGCTAAATGGTCTTATTGGTCAAGGTGTGCCACAGGATTGGTCAACGCATATGATTGGTCACGAGCTAACGGCATTGTATAACCTTGACCACGCGCAAACGCTTGCGATTGTATTACCTGCGGTGATGTATGTGCAACGAGACAAAAAAGCCGAGAAAATCAAGCAACTTGGTGAGCGTGTATTTGGTATTACAGCCGCAGACGAAGCACAGCAAATTGACCAAACGATAAAAGCAGTTCAAGACTTTTTTGAATCGATGGCGGTGCAAACGCGTTTAGCTGATTACCAATTAGACGAAAAAGCAGTACAAGAAGTTATCGCTAATCTAGAAAAGAACGGCATGACGGCATTAGGTGAGCACGGCGATATTGATTTAGCGAAGGCGAAAGAAATTTTAATGTTGGCGTTGTAA
- the rsgA gene encoding ribosome small subunit-dependent GTPase A — protein MNTSYSPTQLGWQAFFQQQLTLTELESSILGRVIAHHRSNYLIQLQSRQISLATHVSLPSMTVGDWVLLDENYQFIRLLSRKSVISRKAAGSKVAEQLIAANIDSLFIVCSLNQDFNLNRIERYLALANEAQVEPIVVLTKKDLVDGWQQQVQLVQELDPFLTVEAINALETSSVECLKAWCSTGKTLSFVGSSGVGKSSLVNTLLECREQLTGSIREDDAKGRHTTTARSLHFMDNGSVLLDTPGMREIQLADCQQGLSKTFAEIEVLESACRFSDCSHQNEPGCAVQQAIESGELEVRRFNNFIKLRSENQRNNASLKDKRDKERALAKKYRFVQSDTRRLKKGY, from the coding sequence ATGAATACATCTTATTCGCCAACACAGCTTGGTTGGCAAGCATTTTTTCAACAGCAACTGACACTAACAGAATTGGAATCATCAATTCTTGGCCGCGTGATAGCGCACCACAGAAGTAATTATTTAATCCAGTTGCAATCTCGGCAAATTTCTTTAGCTACTCATGTATCACTGCCTAGTATGACGGTTGGTGATTGGGTTTTGTTAGATGAAAATTATCAATTTATTAGGCTATTATCCCGCAAATCGGTTATTTCAAGGAAAGCTGCGGGCAGTAAAGTTGCCGAGCAATTGATAGCCGCAAATATTGATAGTCTGTTTATTGTTTGCTCGCTAAATCAGGATTTTAATCTAAACCGGATCGAACGTTACTTAGCACTGGCTAACGAAGCGCAAGTGGAGCCAATTGTTGTTTTGACCAAGAAGGATTTGGTTGACGGTTGGCAACAGCAAGTACAACTCGTTCAGGAGTTGGACCCATTTTTGACAGTCGAAGCGATAAATGCGTTGGAGACGAGCTCCGTTGAGTGTCTAAAAGCTTGGTGTAGCACGGGAAAAACGTTGTCATTTGTAGGTTCATCTGGTGTGGGTAAATCCAGCTTGGTGAACACGCTGTTAGAGTGTAGAGAGCAGCTCACCGGCTCAATCCGTGAAGATGATGCAAAAGGGCGGCACACGACAACCGCTCGCTCGTTACATTTTATGGACAATGGCTCAGTGTTGCTCGATACGCCAGGAATGAGGGAGATCCAACTCGCCGACTGCCAACAAGGGCTCAGTAAAACATTTGCAGAAATTGAAGTGTTAGAAAGTGCCTGCCGTTTCAGTGATTGCTCACATCAAAATGAGCCCGGATGTGCTGTTCAGCAAGCGATAGAGAGTGGAGAACTTGAAGTTAGGCGCTTCAACAACTTCATAAAACTAAGAAGTGAAAATCAAAGAAACAACGCCAGCCTGAAAGATAAGAGAGACAAGGAAAGAGCACTTGCAAAGAAGTATCGTTTTGTACAAAGCGATACTAGAAGACTAAAAAAGGGCTACTGA
- a CDS encoding M48 family metallopeptidase: MSSKIHNRIKQSKETQWLWIIAATVVVVLFSGYQFYTKGVPYFAEEISASLPKQIYQIIDEGSLNELDNSEFSESKLSEIKQQETRALFVSLLGANASSKREFKLEFRQWKEKANAMALANGSIVITDNMVELASTQQELSAVLLHEIGHVEHNHVMESLVSSSIVFVSLSVVLGDISALSDLMMQGAMLGINQNYSQQAELEADLYAHNKLMTLYGNSDAMIAIFEKLAKESDEQHNWLSTHPSFEQRIELLRQKP, translated from the coding sequence ATGAGCTCAAAGATACACAACAGAATCAAACAATCTAAAGAAACGCAGTGGCTTTGGATTATAGCGGCCACGGTTGTGGTCGTTTTATTTAGTGGTTATCAGTTTTACACCAAAGGTGTACCTTACTTCGCTGAAGAGATCTCAGCCTCATTGCCCAAACAAATCTACCAAATTATCGACGAAGGTAGCCTAAATGAGCTAGATAATTCGGAATTTTCTGAATCAAAACTAAGTGAAATCAAACAGCAAGAGACTCGCGCTTTATTTGTCTCATTGCTTGGCGCCAATGCATCGAGTAAACGTGAATTTAAACTTGAATTTAGGCAGTGGAAAGAGAAAGCCAACGCCATGGCATTGGCCAATGGTAGCATTGTGATCACCGATAACATGGTCGAACTGGCATCTACTCAGCAAGAGCTTAGCGCAGTGTTACTCCACGAGATTGGTCATGTCGAGCATAATCACGTCATGGAATCCCTGGTGAGCTCGTCTATCGTATTTGTCAGTTTGAGTGTCGTATTGGGTGACATCTCTGCGCTCTCAGATCTTATGATGCAGGGCGCAATGTTAGGTATCAACCAAAATTACTCTCAACAAGCTGAGCTCGAGGCTGATTTGTACGCCCACAACAAGCTAATGACGCTGTATGGCAATAGTGATGCGATGATCGCTATATTCGAAAAACTCGCCAAGGAAAGCGATGAGCAGCATAATTGGTTAAGCACACACCCAAGCTTTGAACAACGAATTGAACTGCTGCGACAAAAGCCATGA
- the yidD gene encoding membrane protein insertion efficiency factor YidD: MLKRFALSAIRRYQANGGAKAHFNISCNFTPSCSEYTYQAIEKYGFFKGVRIGYCRIRRCNDPDCIEVKPDPLP; the protein is encoded by the coding sequence GTGCTTAAACGTTTTGCTTTGTCTGCCATTCGCCGCTATCAAGCGAATGGTGGAGCAAAAGCCCACTTCAATATAAGTTGTAACTTTACGCCGTCATGTTCTGAATATACCTATCAAGCAATCGAAAAATACGGCTTCTTTAAAGGCGTGCGTATTGGCTATTGCCGTATCAGGCGTTGCAATGACCCCGACTGTATTGAAGTAAAGCCAGATCCTCTACCGTAA
- a CDS encoding DUF4177 domain-containing protein gives MTQYDEYKVIHVVEGGCGTLLLGSSGLPLKKLEATLNMEAQDGWQLVFQVIENKRFMLFWSREAVILTLGRKRA, from the coding sequence ATGACCCAATACGACGAATATAAAGTTATCCATGTGGTTGAAGGTGGCTGCGGCACACTATTACTTGGCTCTAGTGGATTACCGTTAAAAAAGCTTGAAGCAACTTTAAATATGGAAGCACAAGATGGCTGGCAGCTTGTTTTCCAAGTTATCGAAAACAAACGTTTTATGCTATTTTGGAGCCGCGAAGCCGTGATCTTAACACTTGGTCGTAAACGTGCTTAA
- a CDS encoding aspartate/glutamate racemase family protein: MKQLGLIGGMSWESTQSYYQLINQTVKAKLGGLHSAKLCLFSVDFAEIAKLQAAGDWQKMTTILASAATSLKLAGSDAIVICTNTMHKISGEISAASGLPVLHIADATAKRLKDDGVKRIALLGTRFTMQQDFYKARLQDLHGIEVITPNNDQQALVHDIIYDELCCGEVNASSRQTYLDIIDALYQQGAEGVILGCTEIGLLVQQVHTQIPLYDTTKLHAKAVVEWSLGATSCFIHE, from the coding sequence ATGAAACAACTTGGGCTAATTGGCGGTATGAGTTGGGAGTCAACACAAAGCTACTACCAGCTTATCAATCAAACAGTGAAAGCAAAGCTTGGCGGGCTACACAGTGCCAAGCTTTGCTTGTTTAGCGTCGACTTTGCCGAAATTGCAAAGCTTCAAGCAGCTGGTGATTGGCAAAAAATGACGACCATTTTAGCGAGCGCTGCTACTTCGTTGAAACTTGCAGGCTCTGATGCCATTGTGATCTGTACCAACACCATGCATAAAATCTCAGGTGAAATTAGCGCAGCGTCAGGATTGCCAGTACTGCATATTGCCGACGCAACCGCGAAGCGACTTAAAGATGACGGCGTAAAACGCATCGCACTATTAGGTACGAGATTTACGATGCAGCAAGACTTTTATAAAGCACGATTGCAAGACCTTCACGGCATTGAGGTAATAACTCCCAATAACGACCAGCAAGCTTTGGTTCACGACATAATTTATGACGAATTATGTTGCGGTGAAGTCAACGCAAGCTCAAGGCAAACTTATCTAGACATCATCGACGCGCTCTATCAACAAGGGGCTGAAGGGGTAATTTTAGGTTGCACCGAAATTGGTTTACTCGTTCAACAAGTTCATACTCAAATCCCTCTTTACGACACTACCAAGCTTCATGCTAAAGCCGTTGTAGAGTGGTCACTCGGGGCTACATCTTGCTTTATTCATGAGTAA
- a CDS encoding PepSY-associated TM helix domain-containing protein yields MRKTLFKWHSAMALIAMLPLAIMSVTGSMLVFKFEIDSLLLPEQATLTYQDQDIQRQPMNALINYVADTHPNYEIGSWEIFDDGYEADRVYLLKHGTDTWFKTYLDPYAGKMLSEPVGIHSDFTDFILHLHYTLLLDDVSETFPHMGVVIGLVVAILFTLLGVSGLVIYRRFWRRFFSFRRHAPRLVIMSDLHKVIGIWSAPVLLALGITGVYFNAVEYYHEAFEHQEDEHHIVSQAMFNHSLDFDAMMAQSHRAVDGLRPTYWLFPFEPEQTNITIFGSVADANPFISNYAATVSFDAQSGTQTFAYDIRTASTLDRVIDSFRKLHFGHFAGLTSKIIWCIMGLAPVLLGFTGLYLWWQRKRKKLKSKKNRQLALS; encoded by the coding sequence ATGCGTAAAACACTATTTAAATGGCACAGTGCAATGGCATTAATAGCGATGCTGCCGCTCGCCATTATGTCTGTCACAGGTAGCATGTTGGTGTTTAAATTCGAGATCGATAGCCTATTGCTTCCAGAGCAAGCAACATTAACTTATCAGGACCAAGACATCCAACGTCAGCCCATGAATGCGCTCATCAACTATGTCGCAGACACCCATCCAAATTATGAGATTGGTAGCTGGGAAATATTCGATGACGGCTATGAAGCTGATAGAGTCTATTTATTAAAGCATGGTACAGACACTTGGTTTAAAACGTATCTAGATCCTTACGCAGGCAAAATGCTTAGCGAGCCTGTGGGTATTCACAGCGACTTTACTGATTTTATTCTGCACCTACATTACACCTTACTGCTTGATGACGTGAGTGAAACCTTTCCACACATGGGCGTCGTTATCGGTTTAGTTGTGGCCATACTTTTTACCTTGCTTGGTGTTTCCGGCTTAGTTATATATCGGCGCTTTTGGCGACGATTTTTTAGTTTTAGACGACATGCTCCTCGGCTCGTCATTATGAGTGACCTGCATAAAGTCATTGGCATTTGGAGTGCGCCGGTATTGCTCGCACTCGGCATTACTGGCGTTTATTTTAATGCGGTAGAGTATTATCACGAGGCTTTTGAACACCAAGAAGATGAGCACCATATTGTCAGCCAGGCAATGTTTAACCACTCTCTAGACTTTGATGCCATGATGGCCCAAAGCCATCGTGCGGTTGACGGACTTAGACCAACCTACTGGCTATTTCCATTTGAGCCAGAGCAAACCAACATCACCATTTTTGGCAGCGTGGCTGATGCCAATCCGTTCATTAGTAACTATGCGGCAACGGTTAGCTTTGATGCGCAATCTGGTACACAAACTTTTGCCTACGATATTCGAACGGCGTCTACTTTAGATAGAGTGATCGACAGTTTTAGAAAACTCCACTTTGGCCACTTTGCAGGGCTTACCAGTAAAATAATTTGGTGCATTATGGGACTCGCCCCCGTATTACTTGGTTTTACTGGACTATATTTATGGTGGCAAAGAAAGCGTAAAAAACTCAAGAGTAAGAAAAACCGTCAACTCGCCTTAAGCTGA